The following are encoded together in the Flavobacterium haoranii genome:
- a CDS encoding DUF4271 domain-containing protein, with protein sequence METIFKERLFNFHDWATILFFVAFVVIAVNKNVFTARFNEFVRLGVSDKYIKIYKDSSNMRSGFTISMFAVQLISLSFFILLMLTNFGKTTKTDGITYLRIATFLGVFILSKYLIEKIIATTFHIEEFADQFNLLKVSYRTYLGVVLLPINVVLFYNSFNNHWIYIVLIVILLVWNFLTYFFTLKAHQNLVTRKLFYFILYLCTLEIAPYYFMYYWITK encoded by the coding sequence ATGGAAACAATTTTTAAAGAGCGATTATTTAATTTTCACGATTGGGCAACTATTTTGTTCTTTGTCGCGTTTGTAGTAATTGCAGTTAATAAAAATGTTTTTACTGCTCGTTTTAACGAATTTGTTAGATTAGGAGTTTCCGATAAATACATTAAAATTTATAAAGATAGTAGTAACATGCGAAGTGGTTTTACCATTTCAATGTTTGCTGTTCAGTTAATATCGCTATCTTTTTTTATTTTGTTAATGTTAACCAATTTTGGAAAAACTACTAAAACAGACGGAATAACCTACTTGAGAATTGCTACATTTTTGGGTGTTTTTATATTGTCAAAATACTTGATTGAGAAGATTATTGCGACTACTTTTCATATTGAAGAATTTGCAGATCAATTTAATCTATTAAAAGTTAGTTATAGAACTTATTTAGGCGTTGTATTATTACCAATAAATGTGGTTTTGTTTTACAATTCTTTTAATAATCATTGGATTTATATTGTATTGATTGTCATTTTGTTAGTTTGGAATTTCCTAACGTACTTTTTTACATTAAAAGCACATCAAAATTTAGTTACACGTAAATTATTTTATTTTATTTTATATCTTTGCACACTTGAAATAGCACCCTACTATTTCATGTATTATTGGATTACAAAATAA
- a CDS encoding DUF456 domain-containing protein yields the protein MEYFLLITGFCCMLLGIAGSLLPALPGPPISWVGLLLLYLCPGMEKNYWILGITLVVAIVIAVLDYVIPAKGTKRFGGSKYGIWGTNIGLIVGIFAPIPFGFIIGPFVGALVGELLFDRKDTTRATKAAIGSFVGFLAGTFMKFVVSIVFLGLFISIVMNNHQVWF from the coding sequence ATGGAATACTTTCTCTTAATTACAGGATTTTGCTGTATGTTACTTGGTATTGCTGGAAGTTTATTACCCGCTTTACCCGGTCCGCCCATAAGTTGGGTTGGATTGCTGTTGTTGTATTTATGTCCAGGAATGGAAAAAAATTATTGGATTTTAGGAATTACATTAGTGGTTGCAATAGTAATTGCTGTTTTAGATTATGTAATTCCTGCAAAAGGAACCAAACGTTTTGGAGGAAGTAAATATGGTATTTGGGGAACTAATATTGGTTTAATTGTTGGAATATTTGCGCCTATACCATTTGGATTTATAATTGGTCCATTTGTTGGAGCGTTAGTGGGAGAGCTTTTATTTGATAGAAAAGATACAACTCGTGCCACAAAAGCTGCAATTGGTTCTTTCGTTGGATTTTTAGCAGGAACTTTTATGAAATTTGTCGTGTCAATTGTGTTTTTAGGATTGTTCATTTCTATAGTTATGAATAATCATCAAGTTTGGTTTTAA
- a CDS encoding tetratricopeptide repeat protein yields MKHIFTLFCFFNCINTISQNSKLGDSLVSIGQYQKAIVEYKKEKQPDLYKIAKAFEAIDNYDEAIASYEKIRIKDTLNLKVNFQYALALLHNNDTKSTKILEQLVTKDKNESYYYYLGLSYEKQKNYEKAIENWNASLQLNPEYFKSAYKLSLQLANMQQFDASLEVANAFLKNNPNNIDLLKIRGQIYYALKRIEIVFKILKK; encoded by the coding sequence ATGAAACATATTTTTACTTTGTTTTGTTTTTTCAATTGTATTAATACAATCTCTCAAAATTCAAAACTTGGCGATAGTTTGGTAAGTATTGGACAATATCAAAAAGCAATTGTCGAGTACAAAAAGGAAAAACAACCCGATTTATACAAAATTGCAAAAGCTTTTGAAGCAATTGATAATTATGACGAAGCAATAGCATCTTATGAAAAAATAAGAATAAAAGACACTTTAAATTTAAAAGTAAACTTTCAATATGCATTGGCTTTACTTCACAATAACGATACAAAATCGACTAAAATATTAGAACAACTCGTTACTAAAGACAAAAACGAATCCTATTACTATTACTTAGGATTATCTTACGAAAAACAAAAAAACTACGAAAAAGCAATCGAAAATTGGAATGCATCGCTTCAACTAAATCCAGAGTATTTTAAAAGCGCCTATAAACTTTCACTTCAGTTGGCCAATATGCAACAATTTGATGCTTCATTAGAAGTTGCCAACGCTTTTTTAAAAAACAATCCTAATAATATTGATCTGCTTAAAATTCGCGGACAAATATATTATGCTTTAAAAAGAATCGAAATTGTATTCAAGATTTTGAAAAAGTAG
- a CDS encoding glycosyltransferase family 2 protein, whose amino-acid sequence MIVAFVILAIYIVLIGSLFYGFQKMKPFTSDEVVPKMSFSIVVPFRNETENLPKLLHTLSFLDYPNELFEVILVDDESDDNYTITNYEFSISVIKNIRKSNSPKKDAIETAIEVAKHNWIITTDADCLVQKSWLKTIDAYIQKEEKRMAAAGVCYLPQNGFLHAFQNLDFLSLQGATIGSFGLNKPFMCNGANFTYEKKFFLELNGFEGNSNMASGDDVFLLQKAVLKEKNAVGFCLNNESIIATKSEESWNDLFQQRVRWAAKSTGYSSWFGKLTALLVFSTNVTWIAVFVMWLLGSLNQNWFALFVALKFIIDLFLLQKTASFFRIKLQWLFLASLLYPFFSSAVACYSLFGKFTWKGRNFRK is encoded by the coding sequence ATGATTGTAGCTTTTGTCATATTAGCAATCTATATTGTATTGATTGGTTCGTTGTTTTACGGATTTCAAAAAATGAAACCATTTACAAGTGATGAGGTTGTTCCTAAAATGAGCTTTTCAATTGTAGTTCCGTTTCGAAATGAAACTGAAAATTTGCCAAAGCTTTTACACACACTTTCATTTTTAGATTATCCAAATGAATTGTTTGAAGTTATTTTAGTAGATGATGAATCGGATGATAATTATACAATTACGAATTACGAATTTTCTATTTCAGTTATTAAGAATATAAGAAAATCAAATTCGCCTAAAAAAGATGCGATTGAAACGGCGATTGAAGTAGCTAAACATAATTGGATTATTACAACGGATGCTGATTGTTTGGTTCAGAAAAGTTGGTTAAAAACAATTGATGCATACATTCAAAAAGAAGAGAAAAGAATGGCTGCGGCAGGGGTTTGCTATTTGCCTCAAAATGGTTTTTTACATGCTTTTCAAAATTTAGATTTTCTGAGTTTGCAAGGTGCAACCATTGGAAGTTTTGGTTTAAATAAACCTTTTATGTGCAATGGGGCTAATTTTACTTATGAAAAGAAATTCTTTTTAGAATTAAATGGTTTTGAAGGAAACTCAAATATGGCAAGTGGAGATGATGTTTTTCTACTACAAAAAGCAGTTTTAAAAGAGAAAAATGCTGTTGGATTTTGCTTGAATAATGAAAGTATTATTGCAACAAAAAGCGAAGAATCTTGGAACGATTTATTTCAACAACGTGTGCGTTGGGCGGCGAAAAGTACGGGATATTCTTCGTGGTTTGGAAAATTAACAGCGCTACTAGTTTTTAGCACAAATGTAACTTGGATTGCAGTTTTCGTAATGTGGTTGTTAGGAAGCCTAAATCAGAATTGGTTTGCACTATTTGTGGCTTTAAAGTTTATTATTGATTTGTTTCTACTACAAAAAACAGCTTCTTTTTTCAGAATAAAATTACAATGGTTGTTTTTAGCGTCGCTATTATATCCTTTTTTTAGTAGTGCGGTCGCTTGTTATAGTTTGTTTGGGAAATTTACTTGGAAGGGAAGAAATTTTAGAAAATAG
- a CDS encoding lysylphosphatidylglycerol synthase domain-containing protein, whose amino-acid sequence MIVGFAFFYIYHHLQGDKAISIESIIQYLSIKEVLILLLFTSANWFFEVLKWQNLVNSFKKISFFEAAQQTFGSLTASIFTPNRIGEYGAKMLYFKKENAKRIVLLNFVHNSSQMLATTLFGVIGMFFSTFNIQHSTFKILVFIGIGIAILIAVFFRKIEIYGFSIQKIIDKIKKLDKNIFFKTVGFSIFRYIIFSTQFLILLLFFDAEIEVKTAFLTIFTMYFLASILPSIHIMDVAIKGSVALYLFSKIGVEDWKILTVTSLMWFFNLVLPVVLGSYFVLRFKPKTTE is encoded by the coding sequence TTGATTGTAGGATTCGCATTTTTCTATATCTATCACCATTTACAAGGCGATAAGGCGATTTCTATAGAAAGTATTATTCAGTATTTATCGATCAAAGAAGTTTTAATTTTACTATTGTTTACTTCGGCCAATTGGTTTTTTGAGGTTTTAAAATGGCAAAATTTAGTCAATAGCTTTAAAAAGATTAGTTTTTTTGAAGCTGCCCAACAAACTTTTGGTTCGCTAACAGCTTCAATTTTCACACCAAATAGAATAGGGGAATATGGTGCTAAAATGCTATATTTTAAAAAGGAAAATGCAAAGCGAATAGTTTTGCTCAACTTTGTACACAATAGCAGTCAGATGTTGGCGACAACTTTGTTTGGTGTAATCGGGATGTTTTTTTCAACATTCAACATTCAACATTCAACATTCAAAATTCTTGTTTTTATTGGAATTGGAATTGCTATTTTGATTGCAGTTTTCTTTAGAAAAATTGAAATTTATGGTTTCTCCATCCAAAAGATAATCGATAAAATCAAAAAATTAGATAAAAACATTTTTTTTAAAACAGTTGGTTTTTCTATATTTCGCTACATAATTTTTTCTACACAATTTTTAATATTGTTGTTGTTTTTTGATGCTGAAATTGAAGTTAAAACTGCTTTTTTGACCATTTTTACGATGTATTTTTTAGCATCCATTTTACCAAGTATTCATATTATGGATGTTGCCATTAAAGGAAGTGTGGCGTTGTATTTATTTTCGAAAATAGGTGTTGAAGATTGGAAAATTTTAACGGTAACTTCGTTAATGTGGTTTTTCAATTTAGTTTTACCAGTTGTTTTAGGAAGTTATTTTGTACTGCGATTTAAACCAAAAACTACCGAATGA
- the ruvC gene encoding crossover junction endodeoxyribonuclease RuvC, protein MANERIILGIDPGTTIMGFGLIKVVNKKMEFLQLNELILNKYDDHYTKLKVIFERTIELIETHHPDEIAIEAPFFGKNVQSMLKLGRAQGVAMAAGLSRQIPITEYEPKKIKMAITGNGNASKEQVAKMLQQLLDLKTLPKNLDSTDGLAAAVCHFFNSGRVEIGKSYSGWDAFVKQNENRVKK, encoded by the coding sequence TTGGCAAACGAACGCATCATATTAGGAATTGACCCAGGAACCACTATCATGGGATTCGGATTAATCAAAGTAGTCAACAAGAAAATGGAATTTCTTCAGTTGAATGAATTAATTCTGAATAAATATGATGATCATTACACCAAATTGAAAGTGATATTTGAAAGAACAATCGAATTGATTGAAACACATCATCCTGATGAAATTGCAATTGAAGCGCCTTTTTTTGGTAAAAATGTGCAATCGATGTTAAAATTAGGTCGCGCACAAGGTGTTGCTATGGCAGCAGGTTTATCGCGCCAAATCCCGATTACCGAATACGAACCTAAGAAAATCAAAATGGCGATTACAGGTAACGGAAATGCTAGTAAAGAGCAAGTTGCTAAAATGCTCCAACAATTGTTAGACTTAAAAACATTGCCAAAAAATCTTGACTCAACCGATGGTTTAGCGGCGGCAGTTTGTCATTTCTTTAACTCAGGAAGAGTAGAAATTGGTAAAAGTTATTCGGGTTGGGATGCTTTTGTTAAGCAGAATGAGAATCGTGTTAAAAAATAG
- a CDS encoding DUF3667 domain-containing protein, producing MEETKNCINCHEPLAGKFCYNCGEKIVEKTDFSIKTILQQFVDGFTNFDSKFIKSFWFLLFKPGQLTENYVNGLRKPFMKPFQLFIVVNVLFFIILSGADIFRIPSGYFFQ from the coding sequence GTGGAAGAAACTAAAAACTGTATCAATTGTCACGAACCTTTAGCGGGAAAATTCTGCTATAATTGTGGTGAAAAAATTGTAGAAAAAACAGACTTTTCTATTAAAACAATTCTCCAGCAATTTGTTGATGGTTTTACCAATTTTGATTCGAAATTTATTAAAAGTTTTTGGTTTCTATTATTCAAACCAGGACAATTAACAGAAAACTATGTAAACGGACTTCGAAAGCCTTTTATGAAGCCTTTTCAATTGTTCATTGTTGTCAACGTTTTGTTTTTTATAATTTTATCTGGGGCTGATATATTCAGAATTCCATCAGGATATTTTTTTCAATAG
- a CDS encoding cyclase family protein, with product MIASIKHNYKNYTVDFSQPLDISLPLTNDNQNPIAWYQDEPKIEPVTMGDWIGKVSEGKSSTNFNNIFFNPHAHGTHTECLGHITKDFYSVNQHLKTFFFVAELISIEPIAVGDDFIITKEQVEKALNGNNPEAIVIRTLPNIDNKKHKNYSNSNPPYLSDKAATYIREIGIKHLLIDLPSVDKEHDEGKLLAHKAFWNVKNIEELNKNARLDCTITEMIFVDNSIKDGSYLLNLQMAPFENDASPSKPILYKLNE from the coding sequence ATGATAGCTTCTATTAAACATAACTATAAAAATTATACAGTTGATTTTTCTCAACCTCTAGATATTTCTTTGCCTTTAACGAATGACAATCAAAATCCTATTGCGTGGTATCAAGACGAACCAAAAATTGAACCCGTAACTATGGGCGATTGGATTGGGAAAGTTTCCGAAGGAAAATCATCGACAAATTTCAACAATATTTTCTTTAATCCGCATGCACACGGAACACACACTGAATGCTTAGGTCATATTACCAAAGATTTTTATAGTGTAAACCAACATTTAAAAACCTTTTTCTTTGTAGCTGAATTAATTTCAATTGAACCAATTGCTGTTGGAGATGATTTTATCATTACAAAAGAACAAGTTGAAAAAGCACTTAACGGAAATAATCCTGAAGCAATTGTGATTAGAACGCTTCCGAATATTGACAATAAAAAGCATAAAAATTATTCCAATTCAAATCCGCCTTATTTGTCAGATAAAGCGGCTACTTACATTAGAGAAATTGGTATTAAGCATTTACTGATTGATTTACCAAGTGTAGACAAAGAACACGATGAAGGAAAATTGTTAGCACACAAAGCGTTTTGGAATGTAAAAAACATTGAAGAATTGAATAAGAATGCTCGTTTAGATTGCACCATAACCGAAATGATTTTCGTTGATAATAGTATCAAAGACGGGAGTTATTTACTAAATTTACAAATGGCTCCTTTTGAAAACGATGCAAGTCCAAGTAAGCCAATATTGTATAAATTAAACGAATAG
- a CDS encoding VOC family protein, whose product MDFYTTIGFQLEADYGEYLIFSLEQTELHFFSFQDLDPKKSDFMIYLRVNAEIERLYHKLIEKGIAIHPNGALEQKPWHQIEFSIIDPNGTLLTFGQYN is encoded by the coding sequence ATTGATTTCTATACTACAATTGGTTTTCAATTAGAAGCCGATTATGGTGAGTATCTCATTTTTTCATTGGAACAAACAGAATTACACTTTTTCTCTTTTCAAGATTTAGATCCAAAGAAATCCGATTTTATGATTTATTTGAGAGTAAATGCTGAAATTGAGCGTCTTTATCATAAATTAATCGAAAAAGGAATTGCCATTCATCCTAATGGTGCTTTAGAACAAAAACCTTGGCATCAGATAGAATTTTCGATCATTGATCCTAATGGAACATTGTTAACTTTTGGACAGTATAATTAA
- a CDS encoding MmcQ/YjbR family DNA-binding protein, translating to MNIQQLYEFCLSKKGVTEHFPFDEDTLVFKVGGKMFCLTSLQDWEKGSPSLNLKCDPERALELREQYEAIKPGWHMSKVHWNTVTVNSDVSQKLLIELINHSYDLVFNSLTKKIQAEILNS from the coding sequence ATGAACATCCAACAATTATACGAATTTTGCCTATCTAAAAAAGGTGTAACCGAACATTTTCCATTTGATGAAGATACTCTGGTGTTTAAAGTTGGCGGAAAAATGTTTTGTTTAACTTCTTTACAAGATTGGGAAAAAGGAAGTCCTTCGCTTAATTTAAAATGTGATCCAGAAAGAGCTCTTGAACTTCGTGAACAATATGAAGCTATAAAACCAGGATGGCACATGAGCAAAGTGCATTGGAATACTGTAACGGTTAATAGTGATGTTTCCCAAAAACTATTGATTGAACTTATCAATCATTCTTATGATTTGGTTTTTAATAGTTTAACCAAAAAAATACAAGCTGAAATTTTAAATTCTTAG
- a CDS encoding NAD(P)/FAD-dependent oxidoreductase, with the protein MTTTVVIGGSFAGMTAALEIKRKGKDQHKVILIDKSPVFMFIPSLIWVPFGRRDIKDISFRKDAILTKKGVEFVNAEALNVDVKNQTVKTDKGDYKYDHLVVATGPKVKYDVAPGVAEYTHYIGTPNGAMKTRKALEEFKKNPGPIVIGATQNAGCMGAAYEFLFNVEKWLREQNIRKKVDLYWITPEDYLGHFGIDGMPMAEGMLKSFMKMFNIHYKTQVGVEEVTPETIKLTNGEILPYKFSMLMPPFIGVDFVSNSPELHATPTGYVPVKDSYQHVDYPNVWAAGIAVNVPLPFTPGKVPFASPKTGYPSDETGKIVAENIIRVTKGETKLKEKAWGRIPGLCVMDAGKKEVLLVSSSLFKPRTFAIMIPNVIYDINKVILEKYFLWKSRNGYSNLP; encoded by the coding sequence ATGACAACTACTGTAGTAATAGGCGGAAGCTTTGCAGGAATGACAGCTGCGCTTGAGATAAAAAGAAAAGGCAAAGATCAACATAAAGTTATTTTAATTGATAAATCACCCGTTTTTATGTTTATTCCGTCTTTAATTTGGGTTCCATTTGGAAGACGTGATATTAAAGATATTTCTTTTAGAAAAGATGCTATTTTAACCAAAAAAGGTGTCGAATTTGTAAATGCAGAGGCTTTAAATGTAGATGTTAAAAATCAAACTGTAAAAACTGATAAAGGCGATTATAAATACGATCATTTGGTTGTGGCAACAGGACCAAAAGTAAAATATGATGTCGCTCCTGGCGTTGCCGAATATACACATTATATTGGTACTCCAAATGGAGCCATGAAAACACGAAAAGCATTAGAAGAATTCAAGAAAAATCCTGGACCAATTGTTATTGGAGCAACTCAAAATGCGGGTTGTATGGGTGCTGCTTATGAATTTTTATTTAATGTAGAAAAATGGCTACGTGAACAAAATATCCGTAAAAAAGTAGATTTATATTGGATTACACCTGAAGACTATTTAGGACATTTTGGAATTGATGGTATGCCAATGGCTGAAGGAATGTTAAAATCTTTCATGAAAATGTTTAACATTCATTATAAAACGCAAGTTGGAGTTGAAGAGGTAACTCCAGAAACTATTAAACTAACAAACGGAGAAATTTTACCTTATAAATTTTCAATGTTAATGCCTCCATTTATTGGGGTCGATTTTGTAAGCAATTCACCCGAATTACATGCCACACCTACTGGATATGTTCCTGTAAAAGACAGTTACCAACATGTAGATTATCCTAATGTATGGGCAGCAGGAATTGCAGTAAATGTTCCATTGCCATTTACACCAGGAAAAGTTCCGTTTGCATCTCCAAAAACAGGTTATCCTAGTGATGAAACAGGTAAAATTGTTGCCGAAAATATTATAAGAGTAACCAAAGGTGAAACCAAATTAAAAGAGAAAGCGTGGGGAAGAATTCCGGGATTATGTGTAATGGATGCTGGTAAAAAAGAAGTATTATTAGTTTCTTCTAGTTTATTTAAACCAAGAACATTCGCGATTATGATTCCAAATGTTATTTATGACATAAATAAAGTAATTCTCGAAAAGTATTTCTTATGGAAATCTAGAAATGGTTATTCTAATTTGCCGTAA
- a CDS encoding T9SS type A sorting domain-containing protein, producing MKSLFFILLSLVTNCIFSQAIYIEGPENFGLNNSTDDRAMAPFFEDQDYVYCYSRKTVSGSKVSVLIRVDVNDNSLYIYPNTFPQSGLSKAIKTSNLIIFKSGSAALMQLDLNTNVISTLTSSVGKFNVYGNYVIYENNNNTMTFIKNLLTNIVTEIKDSSNRSIMYDASYFYNNIIYIKGRRNIYQGLAYSIYKYNPVNNNITTLMTNNISGSSGSGGGDIYQSREEVWRVNDNLLFLMKDTNKFVNFYSINLNTQLLNTNFVFNSGSYYVTAINDFMMFNNLVYLYKDGAFYVSDGINSPTLSNFPVFFPAVSLSEIYQYNLELNNKQYGIKYTDDNGYELWSYDGFNNPEIVVDYSTGAESSFSNSMTSAFVHNSLIFCLVNYGINSYALLMTDGSYTGTVTLIDNNSFSLLNNQIIPKDEFIYFYGENSTNKGLFKIDYSIYLNNQMFETNDKIIVFPNPVQNDLNIKINNVSENTNVKIFDLLGKEFYSNSFENQNINIDLNFLKTGIYLLKINSGTNKTVQKIIKN from the coding sequence ATGAAATCGTTATTTTTTATTCTTTTAAGTTTAGTTACTAATTGCATTTTCTCTCAGGCTATTTACATTGAAGGTCCAGAAAATTTTGGTTTGAATAATTCGACAGACGATAGAGCTATGGCTCCTTTTTTTGAAGATCAAGATTATGTTTATTGTTATTCAAGAAAGACTGTTTCAGGATCTAAAGTAAGTGTTTTAATTCGAGTAGATGTTAATGATAATTCATTATATATTTATCCTAACACATTTCCGCAAAGTGGATTATCAAAAGCAATAAAAACATCAAATTTAATAATATTTAAGTCAGGAAGTGCCGCATTGATGCAGTTGGATTTAAATACAAATGTAATTTCAACATTAACATCAAGTGTTGGAAAATTTAATGTTTATGGTAATTATGTAATTTATGAAAATAACAATAATACCATGACTTTTATAAAAAATTTGTTAACAAATATAGTAACTGAAATTAAGGATTCGAGCAATAGAAGCATTATGTATGACGCTTCTTATTTTTATAACAATATAATTTACATTAAAGGAAGGCGTAATATCTATCAAGGTTTAGCTTATTCAATTTATAAATATAATCCAGTAAATAACAATATTACAACTTTGATGACAAATAATATTTCAGGGAGTTCTGGCTCTGGTGGAGGAGATATTTATCAAAGTAGAGAGGAAGTCTGGAGAGTTAATGACAATTTATTATTTCTAATGAAAGATACTAATAAATTTGTGAATTTCTATTCAATTAATCTTAACACACAATTATTAAATACTAATTTTGTTTTTAATTCTGGAAGCTATTATGTTACAGCAATAAACGATTTTATGATGTTCAATAATTTAGTTTATCTATATAAAGACGGAGCGTTTTACGTTTCAGATGGTATAAATTCACCTACTTTAAGTAATTTTCCAGTTTTTTTTCCAGCTGTTTCCTTAAGTGAAATTTACCAGTATAACTTAGAATTAAACAACAAACAATACGGGATTAAGTATACAGATGATAATGGATATGAATTATGGAGTTATGATGGTTTTAATAATCCTGAAATAGTAGTTGATTACTCTACTGGTGCTGAAAGTTCTTTTAGCAACTCTATGACTTCTGCATTTGTTCACAATAGTTTAATTTTTTGCTTAGTAAATTATGGCATTAACTCATATGCTTTATTAATGACAGATGGAAGTTATACCGGTACAGTTACTTTAATTGATAATAATTCATTTTCTTTATTAAATAATCAAATAATTCCTAAAGATGAATTTATTTATTTTTACGGAGAAAATTCAACAAATAAAGGTTTGTTTAAAATAGATTATTCAATATACTTAAACAATCAGATGTTCGAAACTAATGACAAAATCATAGTTTTTCCAAATCCTGTTCAGAATGATTTGAACATAAAAATCAATAATGTTTCAGAAAATACAAATGTTAAAATTTTTGATTTATTAGGAAAGGAATTCTATTCAAATTCTTTTGAAAACCAAAATATCAATATTGATTTAAATTTTCTGAAAACTGGAATATATTTATTAAAGATAAATTCTGGAACTAATAAAACAGTTCAAAAAATTATTAAAAATTAA
- a CDS encoding DUF4407 domain-containing protein produces the protein MLKNFFILCSGADKDVVASCSNGEQNKYAGIGATVFFTAVMAFLAASYALYTVFDNYYIAAGFGLVWGLLIFNLDRFIVSTIKKRDNFKSEFIQATPRIILALIIAVVISKPLEIKIFEKEINSVLLKEKNELAIQNKNQVTNFFKKDLDQNKAKIDSLKSDIIKKEKEVNDLYSVYITEVEGTSGTKKLGKGPVYKEKREKHDMALKELDTLKATNLSKIKSLEADAKTLQASLDKKVTEAQPIIDNFDGLMARINALNKLPFLPSFFIMLLFFAIETAPIIAKLLAPKGEYDFKIEDAEMATINVLAQNKYQSNLQRKTDAEIYDKVYNDIKTDKELYDYKKQKATELLKLQADGFVEKQKKAL, from the coding sequence ATGTTAAAAAATTTCTTCATCCTTTGTTCGGGAGCCGACAAAGATGTTGTTGCTAGTTGTAGCAATGGCGAACAAAACAAATATGCTGGAATAGGCGCAACCGTTTTCTTTACTGCGGTTATGGCTTTTTTAGCTGCTAGTTATGCGCTTTACACAGTTTTCGATAATTACTATATAGCTGCTGGTTTTGGTCTGGTTTGGGGTTTACTTATTTTCAATTTAGACCGATTTATAGTTTCCACAATAAAGAAGCGCGATAACTTTAAAAGTGAATTCATTCAGGCAACACCGCGTATAATTTTGGCCTTAATCATAGCGGTTGTTATTTCAAAACCTTTAGAAATTAAGATTTTTGAAAAGGAAATAAATTCTGTTTTATTGAAAGAGAAAAATGAATTAGCCATTCAGAATAAAAATCAGGTGACCAATTTCTTTAAAAAAGATTTAGACCAAAATAAAGCAAAAATTGACAGTTTAAAATCGGATATTATTAAGAAAGAAAAAGAAGTAAACGATTTGTATTCGGTTTACATTACTGAAGTAGAAGGAACATCTGGAACAAAAAAGTTAGGAAAAGGTCCGGTTTACAAAGAGAAAAGAGAAAAGCACGATATGGCTTTAAAAGAACTCGATACATTAAAAGCTACAAACTTGTCTAAAATTAAAAGTTTAGAAGCCGATGCCAAAACACTTCAAGCTAGTTTAGATAAAAAAGTTACCGAAGCCCAACCAATAATTGACAATTTTGATGGTTTAATGGCGCGAATTAATGCTTTAAATAAGTTGCCTTTTCTACCTTCATTTTTTATTATGTTGTTGTTTTTTGCTATAGAAACAGCTCCAATTATTGCCAAATTATTAGCTCCAAAAGGCGAGTACGATTTTAAAATTGAAGACGCAGAAATGGCAACAATAAATGTTTTGGCTCAAAATAAATATCAAAGCAATTTACAGCGTAAAACAGATGCAGAAATTTACGACAAAGTTTACAACGATATTAAAACGGATAAAGAATTATATGATTACAAAAAACAAAAAGCAACCGAGTTATTAAAACTTCAAGCCGATGGTTTTGTAGAAAAACAGAAAAAAGCTTTATAA